The nucleotide sequence AAAGTGCTTCAAAGCGGTGAAAGCTTAAACGTATAATGATTCTAACCTCCCTTTCTATGCATACGAATGATAGTAAGGGAGGTTGTATTTTATATGAGCCAAGAAAAAATAGCAAAAGTCTTAATGTTGTGTGTACTGCTTTATGTAGCAATACCTGTTCTCTCTTTAGACGGTCCTCTTTTGCAAAGTGTTTTTACGATTGCATGGAGCGGGTTTGCATGTATGTTGATGATTGGCTTGCTGTTTAAAAAAGATACTCTAAAGAAACGAGCAGTCAGGAAACAAAGTATTTCTGCAAATCGGAAAATGAGGAAAAGAATGCACATGGAAAGTTGAGTTTCTGTTTGTATGCCTGTATAATCTGTATTAGTCAAATAAACAAAACAGATAGATACAGGTAAAAGGAACGGTGAATGTAATGCTAACCAAGCATGAACAAATATTGCAGCATATTTTGGACCTTGATGTCGGATCAAAAATCTCCGTTCGGCAAATTGCAAAAGATTTAACGGTCAGTGAAGGTACAGCTTATCGAGCGATTAAAGAAGCTGAAAACCAGGGAATCGTAAGTACGATTGAACGTGTTGGTACGATACGTATTGAAAGACAAGCAAAAAGCAATATTGAAAAGCTAACGTTCGCCGAAGTCGTAAATATTGTTGAAGGACAAGTACTTGGCGGGCGCGCAGGGCTTCACAAAACGCTTCATAAGTTTGTTATCGGTGCTATGAAACTAGAAGCGATGATGCGCTATGTAGATGCTGGAAGTCTTTTAATTGTTGGTAACCGTGTGAACGCGCATGAATTAGGACTTAAAGCCGGAAGTGCGATTTTAGTAACAGGGGGCTTCGATACGGAAGAAGAAGTGAAGAGGCTTGCAGATGAACTTGAACTTCCTGTGATTTCAACAAGTTACGATACATTTACTGTAGCAACGATGATCAATAAGGCGATACATGACCGCTTAATCAAAAAGGATATCGTATTAGCCTCTGATATATTAATACCAATCGATGAAACCCATTACCTCTTTCAGCATGATAAAGTTTCGAAGTGGCATGAATTAAACCAAGAGACGATGCACAGCCGTTATCCTGTTGTGGATCAAGCGAATCGTGTAACGGGTGTTGTAACTTCTAAAGACATTATCGGAGTTCCTGTATCCATGCAAGTAGAAAAGGTTATGACTCGTGCTCCTTTAACGGTTACAGAAAAAACATCTGTAGCAGCATGTGCCCACATGATGATTTGGGAAGGAATTGAACTGCTGCCGGTTATCGGTTCTTCTCATAAACTCATTGGAATTTTAACAAGGCAAGATGTTTTGAAAGCGATGCAGATGATGCAGAAGCAGCCGCAAGTTGGAGCCACTTTCGATGACCTGATCACTACAGAGTTAAAAGAACAAAAGGTGGATCATGAAGTTACGTTTACTTGCAGGATCACACCTCAGATGACCAATCACCTCGGCACAGTTTCTTATGGTGTACTGATGACTTTAGTAACCGAGACAGCTCGTAAAGCGTTGAGAAGAATTAAAAAAGGTGACCTTGTTGTTGAGAACGTAACATTCTACTATATCAAGCCTGTTCAGATCGATAGTGACATTGAATTGATACCAAGAGTTCTGGAAGTGAGCCGGAAATTTGGAAAAGTAGATGTAGAAATTCATCATGAAGGAAAGATTGTTGGAAAAGCGATGATGATGGCTCAGCTTCTCGATCACCGGTCATAAAAAAGACTTTTTTCTTATCCTTTGTTGTTCTTGTGAGTAGTTGATTTCCGTTTCAGGAGTCTCGCCACCTTACACTTCAATCAACTTGTCAGTGAAGGATTTAGAAAATCTGTTCCTAAAAGCCAAACTTTTTTAAAGAGTACTAAAAAAGTCCCTATTAAAGGGACTTTTTATCCATAATTATTTAGTTTTTCTGTGCTTCTTCTCGTGCAAGTGTAAGAAAATGCTTGTACATTTTATAGTTCATGATTAATAGTACGATTCCATATGCTAAGAAGATTAGTGCGACCCAAAGCTGCACGCGGCCTTCTACAGCAGTCAGCTCGTTTAAACCGAATGATGCTAAGAACGCCCCAAGTGCCATTTTTGCTTTTGTTCCTGTCCAGCGCTTTAAGAAAGGTTCTTTTGCACGTACTTCTGAAACTTTATAAAACACATACAAACTAAAAGAAAGTATAATAAGAATAATAAAGATCGGCATTAAAAAACTCCCCACATTTTTACTCCACTATATTGTAAACGTTTAAAACCATAATTGCCACAACGACATCTAAAAGGAGTCTGCTATGAAAGAAGAAATCTTACAGAAAATTGAACAGTATGAAAAAATCATCATTCATCGTCATGTTAGACCAGACCCAGATGCGCTCGGATCGCAAGGTGGACTTGCTTCTATTATTAAGGCGAGTTATCCCCATAAGGAAGTTTATTCAGTTGGAGAAGAAGAAGAAGGATTGGCGTTTCTGAACAGAATGGACGGTATTGAAGATGATGTATACCAAGGTGCTTTAGTTATTATTTGCGATACAGCCAATTCTCCGAGAATAAGTGATAACCGTTACTCGTTAGGCGATCTTGTAATTAAGATCGATCACCATCCGAATGAGGATCCTTACGGAGATTTAATCTGGGTAGATACAGAAGCAAGTTCTACTTCTGAGATGATTATGGATCTATACCTTTCAGGACATGAGCAGGGACTGAAATTAGATAAAAGCGCAGCAAGACTTTTATATGCAGGTATTATTGGCGATACCGGACGATTTTTGTTTGCGAACACGACTCAGAAAACCCACCGCTATACAGCAGCTTTGTTAGAGACTGGATTTTCTCCATCAGAAATACATGAGAATTTATATAAGATTTCTGAGAAACTCGTAAGATTAAACGGACATGTTTTGCAGAACTTTTCAATAGTAGATGATTGTGTAGGGTATATCCATTTAACGAAAGATACATTAAATGAGTTCAACATAAATGCCAGTGAAGCGTCACTGTTAGTAAACTCTTTTTCTCATGTTGAAGGGTTGCTTGCTTGGGTATTTTTTGTGGATGAGCCTGACCAGATTAGAGTAAGGTTGCGCTCTAAAGGGCCGGTGGTAAATAAGATTGCAGCTAAATTTAACGGTGGAGGTCATCCGAGGGCATCTGGTGCAACGGTGTATACAAAGGATGAAACTCTGTCTGTGCTTTCGGAACTCAGAAACCTTTGTAAAGAATACAAAGCAAAATAAAAAAGGCCTCATCGGGGGGCCTTTTTATACTTTAGAACGTAAATTAGTTAGCTTTTTCAGGGATAAACCAAGAGCCAACATCCGTTACATCTTCATGCACTTTCAAGTTTAATTTTGCAAGCTCTCTTTTGATCAGGTCTGCTACTTCTTTCGTTTCCGCAAAAGCAGAAAAACCATTCTGTAATTCCTTTACCTTTTCACGGGCAAGTTCTTTTCGATTGATAATCATGTAGTTCCCCCCCAATATTCACTTCTTTACTCATTATTTTATACAAATTAAGGAGGTATTGCTATTTCTTTGCCCAAAGATTCATAAAAACGTAATAATTCGACCATTATTTATGCATAATCATTCATTTATCTTTGCAGAAATATAGATTCGAAGCACTCCTGTATACAGATATAGGTGGTCAATCTTAACTCGGTAAGCTTGTTCATCATCATCGAGGCGATAGGGTTTATTTTCTATCGCTTGGAAAAGCAGTGTATTACTCTTAGCAATCGTTTCTGTATCTTCTCCTATAAGATGCTCTAAATCGTCTTCAACTGCTTTTATTAAATGCATTCTTGTCAGGTTTGATAATTTTTGAGAGTCTGAATTTGAAAACCTTACATTGATCTCATGAAGTTTAAATTTCTTTGCAAGTTCTTCATTTGCTCTTTTGTCATCAGAAGTTAGAATCTCGTTTTTTTTCTTATAATCATCTAACTCCAATTTCTGATCTTCTAATTTATGAATAAGCCTTTCATGAGCCAAGCCGCCTTGTATTAAAAAAAATGCCCAGCCGATAATAAATCCTATCGCCATTCCAGCAAAAAAACGCTGGTAGCCTTTTCGTTGATACAGCGGAGGAATCCTCATCAGTTGATGTTCTCCTGGCTAAGCCATTGAATTAACTGCATAGCCGTATTGGCTCCTGCAATCGCTACAAATATATAGGTTAATTGCTTAAAGATCTCTATAGTGGCGCCATTTTCAAAACTGCGCTCAAAGTTTGTGATCGTATCAAACGTTCCTCCAATAGCCGCGACGATGGCCCATATTTTAAGTCTCTTTGCCAGCTCCATCATTTCGTATATAGGAGCTTTACCAACCAGAAATGCTGCAAGGCCACCAATTAATGCACCGCCTAATAAAACGCCAAAAGCAATGGCAAAGTCTAAGATTATGTTTGAAAAAAAATCTCTTACCATGAGACATCCTCCTCTCCTACTAAATGTATGGACAACTTGAGAAGTGTATGCTCGTTTCTATTTTTAAAATAAATGCTTTATTAAAAGATTGTTGTTTTCGAGCACTTTGTTCTTGGAAGGAAGTTGAAACGGATGTGCCAATGAGAGGTTCTGTCTAGTTTTTGGTCAAGCAAATCATGACTTAGGATCATCCTTTTATACATCATTGATAAAGTTGATTGAAGTGGAGGGTGCGAGACTCCTGCGGGACAGGTGGGCAGGTGAGACACTTAAACGTGAAACGTTAAGAATGTGGCTCACCGCCTGCCCCGCGGAAAGCGAGCACCTGGAACGGAAATCAACCACTTCCAATTTTCGAAAACATCTTAGAAATAATAAACTCCCTATAATGAAAACTGTTTCATTAACACATGCGAACTTCTGTACTATAA is from Fictibacillus sp. b24 and encodes:
- a CDS encoding DRTGG domain-containing protein, encoding MLTKHEQILQHILDLDVGSKISVRQIAKDLTVSEGTAYRAIKEAENQGIVSTIERVGTIRIERQAKSNIEKLTFAEVVNIVEGQVLGGRAGLHKTLHKFVIGAMKLEAMMRYVDAGSLLIVGNRVNAHELGLKAGSAILVTGGFDTEEEVKRLADELELPVISTSYDTFTVATMINKAIHDRLIKKDIVLASDILIPIDETHYLFQHDKVSKWHELNQETMHSRYPVVDQANRVTGVVTSKDIIGVPVSMQVEKVMTRAPLTVTEKTSVAACAHMMIWEGIELLPVIGSSHKLIGILTRQDVLKAMQMMQKQPQVGATFDDLITTELKEQKVDHEVTFTCRITPQMTNHLGTVSYGVLMTLVTETARKALRRIKKGDLVVENVTFYYIKPVQIDSDIELIPRVLEVSRKFGKVDVEIHHEGKIVGKAMMMAQLLDHRS
- a CDS encoding YtpI family protein; the encoded protein is MPIFIILIILSFSLYVFYKVSEVRAKEPFLKRWTGTKAKMALGAFLASFGLNELTAVEGRVQLWVALIFLAYGIVLLIMNYKMYKHFLTLAREEAQKN
- a CDS encoding DHH family phosphoesterase, giving the protein MKEEILQKIEQYEKIIIHRHVRPDPDALGSQGGLASIIKASYPHKEVYSVGEEEEGLAFLNRMDGIEDDVYQGALVIICDTANSPRISDNRYSLGDLVIKIDHHPNEDPYGDLIWVDTEASSTSEMIMDLYLSGHEQGLKLDKSAARLLYAGIIGDTGRFLFANTTQKTHRYTAALLETGFSPSEIHENLYKISEKLVRLNGHVLQNFSIVDDCVGYIHLTKDTLNEFNINASEASLLVNSFSHVEGLLAWVFFVDEPDQIRVRLRSKGPVVNKIAAKFNGGGHPRASGATVYTKDETLSVLSELRNLCKEYKAK
- the ytrI gene encoding sporulation membrane protein YtrI, translating into MRIPPLYQRKGYQRFFAGMAIGFIIGWAFFLIQGGLAHERLIHKLEDQKLELDDYKKKNEILTSDDKRANEELAKKFKLHEINVRFSNSDSQKLSNLTRMHLIKAVEDDLEHLIGEDTETIAKSNTLLFQAIENKPYRLDDDEQAYRVKIDHLYLYTGVLRIYISAKINE
- a CDS encoding YtrH family sporulation protein, whose translation is MVRDFFSNIILDFAIAFGVLLGGALIGGLAAFLVGKAPIYEMMELAKRLKIWAIVAAIGGTFDTITNFERSFENGATIEIFKQLTYIFVAIAGANTAMQLIQWLSQENIN